From the Bacteroidia bacterium genome, one window contains:
- a CDS encoding DUF4153 domain-containing protein, whose translation MKFPSFEQITHEALRTLRRFPFVLLAASTGTVMALLLANSEAQPEPLWAFRVLLVAVLAVPFLTGLTLLAEKQRWSRGTSSGTQIGALILLAGYALTLPDNLPIAPQLHIIRFFMLAVALHLFVAIAPWLRRGQVNGFWHFNKTLFLRLLTAGLFTVVLWAGLAIALAAVENLFDVTIHGKRYFQLWIMLLGLLNTWFFLAGVPEDLDALDQSDDYPKGLKIFSQYVLLPLIVIYLVILVAYTGKIMVGWTWPHGWIARLILGFSVAGMFALLLLHPIREREGSRWIALASRWFYIVLAPFVVVYFLAVLRRLSDYGMTESRYIAVVTGVWLGIMVLYFVFSKAKSIKAIPLTLCAITLLVSFGPWGAFSISESSQAQRLKHLLEANSMLDDGSIRKATKGVPREDAREISAVLQYLHEIHGYTAIESWFDTSLRADSSVTYSEWKDASTIAADLGIQYIAAQPAQSDDELRYESREGETIDVQGYDRMFPGMYYFARTPKNSATSDHAGYSVNGTLDTLTFVYTPPDQPADTLRIALDPALDSLKKRYENRSAVDVPLEYTAVQASGNTVKVKVYTPVLRLEREDGIWKRTNMRVTVLYGAIRHTP comes from the coding sequence ATGAAATTTCCTTCTTTCGAACAGATCACGCACGAAGCTCTGCGGACACTGCGGCGCTTCCCCTTCGTTCTTCTGGCGGCGTCGACCGGCACCGTGATGGCGCTGCTGCTCGCCAACAGCGAAGCTCAACCCGAACCGCTGTGGGCCTTTCGCGTGCTCCTCGTCGCCGTCCTCGCTGTTCCGTTCCTGACAGGGCTCACGCTGCTTGCGGAGAAACAGCGTTGGAGCCGGGGCACATCGAGCGGAACGCAGATCGGCGCCCTGATCCTGTTGGCTGGTTACGCCCTGACGCTGCCCGACAATCTGCCGATTGCACCGCAATTGCATATCATTCGCTTTTTCATGCTGGCGGTGGCGCTGCATCTCTTCGTTGCCATCGCACCCTGGCTGCGGCGGGGGCAGGTCAATGGGTTCTGGCATTTCAACAAAACACTCTTCCTCCGGCTGCTCACGGCGGGATTGTTCACCGTCGTTCTCTGGGCCGGCCTCGCCATCGCGCTGGCGGCCGTGGAGAATCTGTTCGATGTGACGATACACGGAAAGCGCTATTTCCAGCTGTGGATAATGCTTCTCGGGTTGCTGAACACCTGGTTCTTTCTGGCAGGAGTGCCGGAAGATCTGGATGCGCTGGATCAGTCGGATGACTATCCGAAGGGTCTGAAAATTTTCTCGCAGTACGTGCTGCTCCCGCTGATCGTCATCTATCTCGTTATCCTTGTCGCGTACACCGGGAAAATCATGGTCGGCTGGACCTGGCCGCACGGCTGGATTGCCCGGCTGATTCTCGGTTTCTCCGTCGCGGGCATGTTCGCGTTGCTGCTGCTGCATCCCATTCGTGAACGGGAGGGTTCTCGCTGGATCGCTCTGGCCTCGCGCTGGTTCTACATCGTGCTCGCGCCCTTTGTCGTGGTGTATTTTCTCGCCGTCCTGCGCCGGCTTTCGGACTATGGCATGACGGAAAGCCGCTACATCGCCGTTGTCACCGGTGTGTGGCTCGGGATAATGGTACTCTACTTCGTTTTCAGCAAAGCGAAAAGCATCAAAGCCATACCGCTTACCTTGTGCGCCATCACCCTCCTCGTGTCATTCGGTCCCTGGGGAGCGTTCTCTATCTCCGAGAGCAGCCAGGCACAGCGGTTGAAGCACCTTCTCGAAGCAAACAGCATGCTCGACGACGGCAGCATCCGTAAAGCGACAAAAGGGGTACCGCGGGAGGACGCGCGCGAAATCAGCGCGGTCCTGCAGTACCTGCATGAAATCCACGGTTATACCGCAATAGAATCGTGGTTCGACACATCGCTCAGAGCTGATTCATCCGTGACGTATTCGGAGTGGAAAGACGCATCCACCATCGCCGCCGACCTGGGCATTCAGTACATCGCGGCTCAGCCGGCGCAGTCCGACGACGAACTGCGCTATGAAAGCCGTGAGGGTGAAACGATTGATGTGCAGGGATACGACCGCATGTTTCCCGGGATGTATTACTTCGCACGCACCCCGAAGAATTCCGCGACGTCGGATCACGCCGGCTACAGCGTCAACGGCACGCTCGACACCCTGACCTTTGTGTACACGCCGCCGGATCAGCCCGCCGATACCTTGCGCATAGCGCTGGACCCCGCTTTGGACAGCCTGAAAAAACGATACGAAAACAGGAGTGCTGTGGATGTTCCCCTGGAATACACGGCGGTGCAAGCGAGCGGAAACACGGTCAAGGTCAAGGTCTACACCCCCGTACTGCGACTTGAACGTGAAGACGGCATCTGGAAACGCACGAACATGCGCGTCACGGTGCTGTACGGAGCGATCCGTCACACACCCTGA
- a CDS encoding T9SS type A sorting domain-containing protein yields MRLIVLVSCFVCFSALCIGQNKGVPAADKTLTNDAYDFISSNRVHMWFSNNGSLSRNPLTDASGFEWPAGSGKHVVFTEGLIIGGLLDGEPHIAGSTYRYGLQAGGIRPDGTADNPASPMNRIYRAHRYDPVWLNQLSPQDRTRILTDLRDWPVQLGAPWVDANGNGIYDPDPDAWAMGQQSDTPLLPGDEVFWFVSNDLDPSRSSNLYGTIPMGLEFQTMIWASSGHPLLENVIFREHTIIHKGKSRVTDLRIGAWEDPDLGEAWDDFCGVDTSLGLTIAYNGDAHDSYYGTPPSSGILWLQTPVTPQAGATAHYGLGLRQDYANIPLSGYVHYINGDAVYMDPYLGHPVGAIQMMNYMSGLLHTGDPMIDPITKLPTTFTLAGNAVLGSGWVDGIGAPAGDRRQLSSCGPFTMAAGDTQKVLLARIVAQDGNNLLSTRALRNAARQLRDIFRNLPMGAQAPVFQSSLRHPSADSYEVRVSGGPFPSGTTQVIAVLRSADGAEVQRAALADDGSTGDETAGDGIYGGILAGNGAVRGADLFLISTDGADAMEWFVESEIALPGRARVRFTGVHSDSPNFDGKVNPGDNVRIGLRLENHSSVDMGPWHLFIRDENAALADRGTMRFHTTVPASGAVEPVYDPDDAESYIAFSIPSNAVPGSMLTFPVTMISEQYCLFQDTLRLEVEEQELPLAHGLLRHVQGRALGSLGYSIVDPTALTLYDYRVSIEGADHEFEKTIHVENVTLGTTIYRGYALPERYPHSGTLIDGWLLTMGTASHDVLYWSDGFKLWSPTPVFGDFSEPTREWFSIFEGNLLIGEDFTFGSNLNAYDILPVQLIFDKQNGQKAMGYLRGGSPNYGYQGYFDIPVRAYDVSDPAKPRQIMLGFSEQRTRPSNNNTWMPTADPNDREILYVFADDYTTEPDVKFQRPINTEAVNLDLLYCVWAMRADSLPEFEDGDTYTLSSYVPVSQRDVYILSKPRTLAVEQLSPQPGAFALHANYPNPFGPGSASGSTHTTISFDLPAEQSIRLSVFDVLGREVSVLAQGLYAAGRYSVRLDAASLSHGLYFYRLENGSASISKRMMLLR; encoded by the coding sequence ATGCGTCTGATCGTGCTTGTTTCCTGTTTCGTCTGTTTTTCAGCATTGTGCATCGGGCAGAACAAGGGAGTGCCGGCTGCGGATAAAACGCTCACGAATGATGCGTATGATTTCATCAGCAGCAATCGTGTGCATATGTGGTTCAGCAACAACGGATCGCTTTCCCGTAATCCGCTGACGGATGCTTCAGGATTCGAATGGCCCGCAGGCAGCGGGAAACACGTGGTTTTTACCGAGGGACTCATCATCGGTGGACTGCTCGACGGCGAACCGCATATCGCGGGTTCGACCTACCGGTATGGTCTGCAGGCAGGGGGTATTCGTCCCGACGGCACTGCGGATAATCCCGCGTCTCCGATGAACAGAATCTACCGGGCGCACCGCTATGACCCGGTATGGCTCAATCAGCTGTCTCCGCAGGACAGGACACGTATTCTTACCGACCTGCGCGACTGGCCGGTGCAGCTCGGAGCCCCGTGGGTGGATGCGAACGGCAATGGCATCTATGATCCGGATCCGGACGCCTGGGCAATGGGACAGCAAAGCGATACGCCGCTGTTGCCGGGCGACGAAGTGTTCTGGTTCGTGAGCAATGACCTGGATCCAAGCCGAAGCAGCAATCTCTATGGCACCATTCCGATGGGACTGGAATTCCAGACAATGATATGGGCGTCCTCGGGACATCCTCTGCTCGAGAATGTGATATTTCGTGAGCACACCATCATTCACAAGGGCAAATCGCGGGTCACGGACCTGCGCATCGGTGCGTGGGAAGATCCCGATCTCGGCGAGGCCTGGGACGATTTCTGCGGAGTCGACACCTCGCTCGGACTTACCATCGCATACAACGGTGATGCCCATGATTCGTACTACGGTACACCGCCATCGAGCGGTATTCTCTGGCTGCAGACGCCGGTGACACCGCAAGCGGGCGCCACTGCACACTACGGACTCGGTTTGCGTCAGGACTATGCCAATATTCCGCTCTCGGGCTATGTGCATTACATCAATGGTGACGCCGTCTACATGGATCCGTATCTGGGGCACCCCGTCGGAGCCATACAGATGATGAATTACATGAGCGGTCTCTTGCATACGGGTGATCCGATGATCGATCCGATTACGAAACTGCCGACGACCTTCACCCTTGCAGGAAACGCCGTGTTGGGAAGCGGCTGGGTGGATGGCATCGGAGCGCCGGCGGGAGACAGGCGGCAGCTGTCGAGTTGCGGGCCGTTTACCATGGCCGCGGGTGATACGCAGAAAGTGCTTCTCGCGCGGATTGTCGCGCAGGATGGCAACAATCTGCTGAGTACACGGGCGCTGCGCAATGCGGCACGGCAATTGCGCGATATCTTCCGCAACCTGCCCATGGGCGCGCAGGCACCGGTGTTCCAGTCGTCTCTCCGACATCCCTCGGCCGACAGCTATGAAGTGCGGGTCAGCGGTGGTCCATTTCCTTCGGGCACAACACAGGTGATCGCCGTGCTGCGGAGTGCCGACGGCGCTGAAGTGCAACGTGCGGCTCTTGCCGATGATGGTTCCACCGGAGACGAGACTGCGGGAGATGGTATCTACGGAGGAATTCTCGCGGGGAACGGCGCGGTGCGTGGCGCGGACCTTTTCCTCATCAGTACCGATGGCGCGGACGCGATGGAGTGGTTCGTGGAGAGCGAAATCGCCTTACCCGGACGTGCGCGTGTGCGCTTTACCGGTGTGCACTCCGACAGTCCGAATTTCGACGGCAAAGTCAATCCGGGTGACAATGTGCGCATCGGGCTGCGGCTGGAGAATCACAGCAGTGTTGACATGGGACCGTGGCATCTTTTTATTCGTGACGAAAACGCCGCACTCGCCGACAGGGGCACCATGCGCTTCCATACCACAGTGCCGGCGTCCGGAGCGGTGGAGCCGGTCTACGATCCGGATGACGCCGAAAGCTACATCGCATTTTCCATTCCGTCGAACGCCGTGCCGGGGAGCATGCTGACCTTTCCGGTAACGATGATATCCGAGCAGTACTGCCTCTTCCAGGATACACTGCGCCTCGAAGTCGAAGAGCAGGAATTGCCGCTGGCACACGGATTGCTCAGACATGTGCAGGGGCGTGCCCTGGGATCGCTCGGTTACAGCATCGTGGATCCGACCGCGCTCACGTTGTACGACTACAGAGTCAGCATCGAGGGTGCGGATCACGAATTCGAGAAAACCATTCATGTCGAAAACGTTACCCTTGGTACCACCATCTACAGAGGCTATGCCCTGCCGGAACGCTATCCGCACAGCGGAACCCTGATCGATGGCTGGCTTCTTACGATGGGGACCGCCAGTCATGATGTTCTCTACTGGTCGGACGGTTTCAAGCTTTGGAGTCCGACTCCTGTTTTCGGAGACTTCTCCGAGCCCACCCGCGAATGGTTCAGCATCTTCGAGGGCAATCTCTTGATTGGCGAGGATTTCACCTTCGGAAGCAATCTCAACGCCTATGATATACTCCCCGTGCAGCTCATTTTCGACAAGCAGAATGGACAGAAGGCCATGGGCTATTTGCGCGGTGGCAGTCCGAATTACGGATATCAGGGATACTTCGATATTCCTGTCCGTGCCTACGACGTCAGTGATCCCGCCAAACCGCGTCAGATCATGCTCGGCTTCAGCGAACAGCGCACCCGTCCATCCAACAACAATACCTGGATGCCGACGGCGGATCCGAACGACCGGGAAATCCTGTATGTGTTCGCGGATGATTACACCACAGAACCAGACGTAAAATTTCAGCGGCCGATAAACACGGAAGCGGTAAATCTGGATCTTCTGTACTGTGTCTGGGCGATGCGCGCGGATTCCCTGCCGGAATTCGAGGATGGTGATACCTACACGCTCAGTTCCTATGTTCCGGTAAGCCAGCGCGACGTGTACATCCTGTCAAAGCCGCGCACGCTCGCCGTCGAGCAACTCTCACCGCAGCCGGGCGCTTTCGCACTGCATGCGAACTATCCCAATCCCTTCGGGCCGGGCAGCGCAAGCGGCAGTACGCACACGACGATCAGCTTCGATCTGCCGGCCGAACAGAGTATTCGACTCTCGGTGTTCGATGTGCTCGGACGCGAAGTATCGGTACTCGCCCAGGGCCTGTATGCGGCAGGCCGATACAGTGTGCGTCTCGATGCCGCTTCGCTTTCGCATGGATTGTATTTCTATCGTCTCGAAAACGGATCCGCTTCGATCAGCAAACGTATGATGCTGCTCCGATAA
- a CDS encoding VWA domain-containing protein: MTSTAPNFRFKPLSLPVFLLLFLVSGTTVQAQPRFTVRNLIVNGPKVEVFYRLTCDGMPVYDATLQQFRITENGVPMVPSDLWCPDPNVRCAVSVALVFDASGSMAGSGNLGSKQAGHAFVDLLDGKVDEAAVLWFNSDVTLMQSMTRDRTLLHSAVDVLPATGSTAAWDGAYGGLIELINNATNPCRAVILLTDGGDASSTRTPEEVVALAQRHRIRVFTIGLGTAINSGSLEFIADATGGRYYQTPNAGQLAAIYMEISTIIFQGFQECRISYTSPCMDGAHRTIEVQVSDVCGTSLSETTTFKASMDSSTFSMLYMALEHSIRGAGMEMTVPLRLLAPADVVMFYPMQFSVVFDTAVVELDNVTASDTTLLAGVPVSWTPLADGATIRTTTPKLLTQGGTLLDLHFRTKIVPDTACTEVKAVAATFEQGCFIPVIADGRICIAPGTPIIHCDISAPSSLDWERGNPDYSPNPFTVLAHFSNRGDSDAKQARYTITYDTADVRLYFPGTDTKPGSTGIIAASSFENVNWPLTAIPRTEGDTTRICITARFDNHPDVVCCTKVYVPRMDPILDCRLSATEVAADSANVRYTPMPFPVTLEATNLGPSRTDSVWATIDVPMELDLAGPDAPDSYRKLLSPPTLGAHETAKVTWQLRHPRSNTDREYIVSVLIRTANSDSKHCAVAVRIPGLPVATFPFTLTALGSTLFCEGDSVLLDAGAGYATYRWSNGARDRLLTVKRGGNYYCNVEHSDGRIGISDTVRVTAIDAPSPRIAVHGSLPMCENDSVQLDAGGGYMSYLWSNGATEQIITVHSAGAFYATVRSSHDCEGYSDTVIVTTKTVPSKPGIRRNLDWLIAQGDIGGFYWYRDGVLLPDSGYSVIKIKNTGRYQLRVRFMNGCSALSDPFDVTVLDTDDVPPATTGPLLHVWPEPATDILRIELADTGNQPVTVALYDMLGRSELIHSGVLPDGGASFTCSVQGRVPGVYYLVALLRETVLMKRVTIYD, from the coding sequence ATGACAAGCACAGCACCCAATTTCCGTTTCAAACCCCTCTCGCTTCCTGTATTTCTGTTGCTGTTTCTGGTATCGGGAACGACGGTTCAGGCACAACCACGGTTTACCGTCAGGAACTTAATTGTCAACGGACCGAAGGTTGAGGTCTTCTATCGGCTCACTTGCGATGGCATGCCGGTGTACGACGCAACGTTGCAACAATTTCGCATCACTGAAAACGGGGTACCGATGGTCCCATCCGACCTGTGGTGCCCCGACCCGAACGTACGCTGCGCCGTATCGGTGGCCTTGGTTTTCGACGCATCCGGCTCTATGGCGGGAAGCGGAAACCTCGGTTCGAAACAAGCCGGTCACGCGTTCGTCGATCTTCTGGACGGGAAGGTCGACGAAGCCGCCGTGCTCTGGTTCAATTCCGATGTCACCCTCATGCAATCGATGACCCGCGACAGGACACTTTTACACTCCGCCGTTGACGTGTTGCCCGCCACGGGAAGCACGGCGGCATGGGACGGTGCCTATGGCGGATTGATCGAACTCATCAACAACGCGACGAATCCATGCCGGGCGGTGATCTTGCTGACCGATGGGGGCGATGCCTCGTCCACACGTACACCGGAGGAAGTGGTCGCTCTTGCGCAGCGACACCGAATCCGTGTTTTCACGATCGGTCTCGGAACAGCAATCAATTCCGGTTCCCTGGAGTTCATCGCGGATGCAACGGGTGGCCGATACTATCAGACACCGAATGCAGGCCAGTTGGCCGCCATTTATATGGAAATCTCGACCATCATCTTTCAGGGATTTCAGGAGTGCAGAATTTCCTATACCAGTCCTTGCATGGACGGAGCGCATCGCACCATTGAAGTGCAGGTAAGCGATGTGTGTGGTACTTCACTTTCCGAAACGACGACGTTCAAGGCGTCGATGGATTCTTCGACGTTTTCCATGCTATACATGGCTTTGGAGCATTCGATCCGTGGCGCAGGGATGGAAATGACCGTTCCGTTGCGTCTGCTCGCACCCGCAGACGTGGTGATGTTCTATCCCATGCAGTTCTCCGTCGTCTTCGACACCGCTGTGGTGGAGCTAGACAACGTGACGGCATCCGACACGACCTTGCTGGCCGGGGTACCCGTATCGTGGACGCCCTTGGCTGACGGTGCAACGATACGGACAACCACGCCGAAGCTGCTTACACAGGGGGGTACTCTACTCGATCTCCATTTCAGGACGAAAATTGTTCCGGATACGGCGTGTACGGAGGTGAAAGCCGTAGCCGCCACATTCGAACAGGGTTGCTTCATCCCGGTAATAGCGGACGGTCGTATCTGCATCGCCCCCGGAACGCCGATCATCCATTGTGATATCAGTGCTCCGAGCAGTCTCGACTGGGAAAGAGGAAACCCTGACTACTCGCCGAATCCCTTCACGGTACTCGCGCACTTTTCCAATCGTGGCGACAGCGATGCGAAGCAAGCACGCTACACAATCACCTACGACACTGCAGACGTTCGGTTGTATTTCCCGGGTACCGATACAAAACCGGGAAGCACCGGCATCATCGCCGCGAGTTCGTTCGAAAACGTCAACTGGCCCCTGACAGCCATCCCCCGAACAGAAGGTGATACAACGCGGATATGCATCACGGCGCGATTCGACAATCATCCCGATGTCGTTTGTTGCACGAAGGTATATGTCCCGCGAATGGACCCCATCCTTGACTGCCGGCTGTCCGCAACGGAGGTCGCCGCCGACAGTGCGAATGTGCGATATACGCCTATGCCCTTCCCGGTAACCCTCGAGGCAACGAATCTCGGGCCTTCCCGCACGGATTCCGTATGGGCGACAATAGACGTGCCGATGGAACTCGATCTGGCCGGACCTGATGCGCCCGATTCCTACAGAAAACTGCTCTCCCCGCCGACGTTGGGAGCACACGAAACGGCAAAAGTCACATGGCAACTGCGGCATCCGCGCAGCAATACAGACAGAGAATACATCGTATCGGTATTGATACGTACCGCAAATTCCGACTCGAAGCACTGCGCCGTCGCTGTACGCATTCCGGGCCTCCCTGTCGCGACCTTCCCTTTTACGCTCACAGCTCTGGGATCCACGCTATTCTGCGAGGGCGACTCGGTTTTGCTGGATGCAGGAGCGGGCTACGCCACTTACCGCTGGTCCAACGGTGCACGCGATCGACTCCTGACCGTAAAGCGAGGTGGAAATTATTACTGCAACGTGGAGCACAGCGACGGACGCATCGGTATTTCGGACACGGTGAGGGTAACGGCAATTGACGCACCTTCGCCACGCATCGCTGTGCATGGATCGCTTCCGATGTGCGAGAACGATTCCGTGCAACTCGATGCAGGCGGCGGTTACATGAGCTATCTTTGGAGCAACGGAGCGACGGAGCAGATCATCACTGTGCATTCGGCAGGCGCATTTTACGCTACGGTGCGCAGCAGTCATGACTGCGAGGGGTATTCCGATACGGTGATTGTCACCACAAAAACCGTTCCGTCCAAACCCGGAATACGCCGTAATCTCGACTGGCTTATTGCCCAGGGCGACATCGGCGGGTTCTACTGGTATCGCGATGGCGTGCTTCTCCCCGATTCGGGGTACAGCGTGATCAAGATAAAAAATACCGGAAGATATCAGTTGCGTGTGCGCTTTATGAACGGCTGCTCGGCGCTGTCGGACCCGTTCGACGTCACTGTGCTGGACACCGATGATGTCCCGCCGGCTACAACGGGTCCCCTGCTGCACGTCTGGCCGGAACCCGCGACCGATATTCTGCGCATCGAGCTCGCGGATACGGGAAATCAACCCGTCACTGTAGCTCTGTACGACATGCTTGGCCGGTCGGAGTTGATTCACAGCGGTGTGCTGCCCGACGGCGGCGCGAGTTTTACCTGCTCCGTCCAGGGCCGCGTTCCCGGCGTGTATTACCTCGTGGCCCTGCTGCGTGAGACTGTGCTGATGAAACGCGTAACGATTTACGATTGA
- a CDS encoding VWA domain-containing protein, which produces MLLIGLCAPLVTMHGQPALNFKRIGVNWPTIELYFSASCDSTLDFTVSAQDFRVFENNVEVPNFQLWCPDPTVRSSFSVALVFDASGSMMGAGNAAAKQAGHGFIDLMDGVVDEASIIWFTHVVTVYQQMTSNKPMLHSAVDALPASGGTAVWDGGYAGLIELINNGLNPVRAVILMTDGGDNSSSRQPAEIIALANRHRIRVFTIGLGSSINSVELELIALLTGGRYYYVPTASQLVGAYVEIGTLLAQHFQECMITYDAQCADGGLRNVELQLRDYCNGSDTKTKSFRAPLDSTTFSPLHLDLGEVFARHGDDFTLPLNLRTSIHGNNFYPLRYTLTYDTSIIQFKSVTAPPGSLLDGVPITATPVTGGVTIESTAPVLVNGYGRLMNLAFSTQQRSDTLCRDIRPINAGFSQGCFIPIMDTGRVCLSPTLPTISCSVTAPPRLDWRQDSKEYQQNPFTITGRFDNTGDATAANARFRILYDADDIELLSPSTDTQTPSPPHIDPGMFATVSWQVAAKPRTSEDTIELCIRGSFDYHPDVTCCVRIVVSQAGTVLSCAVSVPQIVADTAAVRYTPMPFPLSVAVTNNGGTQSDTVWTSLQLPPEFELAPSETPGNYTKQLLPATLAPRQSGGVNWMLQHPIISSEKSYTLTARSWAAGQDTTVCTVNVRIPGLPPPTFSTRLTASGPLEICQGDSVILDAGSGYLTYNWSHGQQTQQIAVKNAGSYFCVVRRSDGLIGRSDTLHVSVRPAPKPMITPGGTLWFCVGDSVVLGVDGSYEEYLWNIGATTAELVVRIEGKYFVRVRDSHGCWGQSDPVTVISFLKPDKPVIRRTGDVLSVPEGYRCQWFRNGVEIPGATQPALLVTQPGSYQVRVTSSRGCSVVSDIYDVTVLGVAGNPPLAGAPTLHAWPEPASDVLRIRINDIGTQPFTLYLFDVLGRSEVIHEARSTDERGEFQYSLSGRKAGVYYFVAVLPETVLVKRITKL; this is translated from the coding sequence ATGCTTCTCATCGGTTTGTGCGCCCCGCTCGTGACGATGCACGGTCAGCCGGCGCTGAATTTCAAACGCATCGGTGTGAATTGGCCGACCATTGAACTGTACTTCTCGGCGAGTTGCGACAGCACACTTGATTTCACCGTGTCGGCGCAGGACTTTCGCGTGTTCGAGAACAATGTGGAAGTTCCGAATTTTCAGCTCTGGTGCCCTGATCCCACGGTACGATCCTCCTTTTCCGTGGCGCTCGTATTCGATGCGTCCGGTTCGATGATGGGCGCCGGCAACGCGGCCGCAAAGCAAGCCGGGCACGGTTTCATTGACCTCATGGATGGTGTAGTCGACGAGGCATCGATCATCTGGTTCACGCACGTGGTGACAGTGTATCAGCAGATGACGAGCAATAAACCGATGCTGCACTCGGCCGTGGACGCACTGCCGGCGAGTGGTGGGACGGCGGTGTGGGACGGCGGCTATGCTGGTTTGATCGAGCTGATCAACAATGGGCTGAATCCGGTCCGCGCGGTGATACTGATGACGGATGGAGGCGACAATTCATCCTCGCGGCAGCCGGCGGAAATCATCGCGCTGGCAAACCGGCACCGCATCCGTGTGTTTACCATCGGCCTGGGCTCGAGCATCAACAGCGTGGAGCTGGAGCTTATCGCGCTGCTCACCGGGGGCAGATACTATTACGTCCCGACTGCCTCGCAGCTTGTCGGCGCGTATGTAGAGATCGGCACACTGCTCGCGCAACACTTTCAGGAGTGCATGATCACCTATGACGCCCAATGCGCGGATGGCGGCCTGCGCAACGTCGAGCTGCAATTGCGGGATTACTGTAATGGCTCGGATACGAAAACGAAGTCCTTTCGCGCACCGCTGGACAGCACAACATTTTCCCCCCTCCACCTCGATCTGGGCGAGGTTTTCGCCAGACATGGCGACGATTTCACCCTGCCGCTCAATCTCCGCACAAGTATTCACGGCAACAACTTCTATCCGCTGCGTTACACGCTTACATACGATACCTCCATCATTCAATTCAAATCTGTAACCGCTCCGCCTGGATCGCTGCTGGATGGCGTCCCGATAACTGCGACGCCCGTGACCGGAGGTGTCACAATAGAAAGCACGGCCCCTGTTCTGGTGAATGGCTACGGACGCCTGATGAACCTGGCGTTCTCCACGCAACAGCGCAGCGATACGCTGTGCCGGGATATACGCCCCATCAATGCGGGATTCTCGCAGGGTTGCTTCATTCCGATAATGGATACCGGACGTGTATGTCTCTCTCCCACTCTCCCGACCATATCCTGCTCCGTCACGGCTCCACCCCGACTCGACTGGCGACAGGACAGCAAGGAATACCAGCAGAATCCCTTTACCATCACGGGGCGCTTCGATAATACCGGCGACGCTACGGCAGCAAACGCACGTTTCCGCATCCTCTATGATGCAGACGACATCGAGCTGCTTTCGCCGAGTACGGACACACAGACTCCCTCCCCGCCACATATCGATCCGGGGATGTTCGCCACCGTAAGCTGGCAGGTCGCGGCCAAACCCCGGACGTCCGAAGACACCATCGAACTCTGCATACGCGGCAGCTTCGACTATCACCCCGACGTCACCTGCTGCGTTCGCATCGTCGTTTCACAGGCGGGTACGGTTCTTTCATGCGCCGTATCTGTGCCACAGATCGTTGCGGACACCGCCGCCGTACGCTATACACCAATGCCCTTTCCATTGAGCGTGGCGGTGACGAACAACGGTGGCACTCAGAGCGACACCGTGTGGACATCGCTGCAACTGCCTCCGGAATTCGAATTAGCGCCTTCGGAGACGCCCGGAAACTATACAAAGCAGCTCCTGCCCGCGACTCTCGCTCCGCGGCAGAGCGGGGGTGTGAACTGGATGCTTCAGCATCCGATTATCTCATCGGAGAAGTCATACACGCTGACCGCCAGGAGCTGGGCTGCGGGACAGGACACGACCGTCTGCACCGTCAATGTGCGCATACCCGGATTGCCGCCGCCAACCTTCAGCACACGGCTGACAGCATCCGGACCGCTCGAGATCTGCCAGGGTGATTCTGTGATTCTCGATGCCGGCAGCGGGTATCTGACCTACAACTGGTCTCATGGACAACAGACACAGCAGATCGCAGTGAAAAACGCCGGGTCCTATTTCTGTGTTGTCCGACGTTCCGACGGACTTATCGGACGCTCCGACACACTGCACGTGAGCGTGCGTCCCGCTCCCAAGCCCATGATCACTCCCGGCGGCACACTCTGGTTCTGTGTCGGCGATTCGGTCGTGCTCGGTGTGGACGGCAGTTACGAGGAGTACCTCTGGAACATCGGCGCGACCACGGCCGAACTCGTTGTCCGCATCGAAGGCAAATACTTTGTGCGCGTGCGCGACAGTCACGGTTGCTGGGGTCAATCCGATCCGGTGACCGTCATCAGTTTCCTCAAGCCCGACAAGCCGGTGATTCGACGGACGGGCGACGTGTTGAGCGTACCGGAGGGCTACCGATGCCAGTGGTTCCGCAATGGCGTTGAGATACCCGGAGCGACGCAGCCCGCGCTTCTTGTGACACAACCCGGGTCGTATCAGGTTCGGGTGACGAGTTCGCGTGGTTGCTCGGTGGTATCCGACATATACGACGTCACCGTACTCGGCGTCGCCGGCAATCCCCCACTCGCTGGCGCACCGACACTCCACGCCTGGCCCGAGCCGGCAAGCGATGTGCTGCGCATCCGCATCAACGACATCGGCACGCAGCCGTTTACCCTGTATCTCTTCGATGTACTCGGCCGCTCGGAAGTCATTCACGAAGCACGGAGCACCGATGAGCGCGGTGAATTTCAGTATTCCCTCTCCGGACGGAAAGCGGGGGTGTACTATTTCGTCGCCGTACTGCCGGAAACCGTACTGGTAAAGCGCATCACGAAACTGTAA